A window of Clostridiaceae bacterium genomic DNA:
CGTATATCGAAAACCGGACTGCCTGAGATTGTATCGCACAGGAAACTGGTGTTACCACAGTTAGGTGCTACTGGTGTGAGCGCCCATGAAGTGAAAAAACAAACTGGGTTTTCTGTTGTTTACGGGCCTGTGAGGGCGAAAGATATAAAAGCTTTTTTCGATTCAGGCTTCAAAGCAACTGAGGAAATGCGTACCGTAAAATTTACCATGCGGGACAGATTAGTTCTCACTCCAGTGGAACTGGTAACCGCAGCAAAGTCTTCATTGATGGTTTTTGGTGTAATATTTCTCCTAAATCTATTTGTTACAAGGCCTTTCGGGCTAGCAGATTTTATCGCATATGTGGGTGCCGTGTTAACAGGAACTGTCCTAACACCTTTGCTTCTTCCTGTTATTCCTGGGAGGGCTTTCGCATGGAAGGGATGGCTGATGGGACTGTTATGGACGTTGTTAATTGTCTGGTACAGTGGCTGCTTTGTTCCTGAATGTTTGTTTCTTGCAATAGGGTATTTGCTGGTATTACCGTCATTGTCAGCTTATTTGGCGATGAATTTTACAGGTTCGTCAACATATACATCTTTTTCTGGTGTCATTAAAGAAATGAAAATTGCCGTTCCGCTTATTGCTATTTCATCAATAGTAGGGATTGTATTGTTGCTGATAAATAGTATCTGGGCATAAAGGAGGACACTATGAAACATAGATATTTAAAGAATGTTGTAACACTTCGTCTGTCAGCTGATAAATGTATTGGCTGCGAAAGATGTGTAGAAGTTTGTCCCCATAGAGTATTCAGTATGAGCGATAAGAAAGCAAAAATTGAAGATAAAGACTTTTGTATGGAGTGCGGCGCTTGCGCGAAAAATTGCCCGACAAATGCCATCACCGTTAATGTCGGAGTAGGATGTGCTCAAGCAGTGATTATGGGCTGGCTTAAAGGAAATGAACCAAGTTGTGATTGTTCATCCGGTGAAGGATGCTGCTGAATGGAGAGGATGGTTATGAGTGAAGAGATTAATGCGGGTATAGGCATTTTGAAAAGTATTTGACATTAGTATCAAAAATGCAGGCAAATATGCTAACGGTCTTTTTGTTACATGGATACATGAGGAGGAAATATAAATGATATTAAGAAGATTAAAAGCAGACGAACCAAACTTTACAGAGCTTTACGGAATGATTTCAGCTATGAATGAAATGCTGGAAAACAGCCCAAAGTCGAAACTGACCTTAGAAGAACTGCTTATGTTTCAGGATGTTGATGGTTCATTCAAATTATTTGATACTTATAAAGTTCCAAGTGATGTTCGGGTAGATTTTTGTTATATGCCAACCTATTTTGGTTCAGCAATATTAATGAAAGAGTATCTTAATGGTAAAAAATATATCGCTCCTCAACTAGAAAGGGCGCTTAAAGCAAGCTTGAGGTGTGGTTTTCTCGGCCATGGGTATGAAGCTGAGAAAGAGAGAATTGATGCAATAAAAGTTCTTATCAAAGGTGGACTTTGCAGATTTCTTGAAACAGAGCGAGAAAATTGCCCTGAGTTTCACAATAAAGTGAATAACATTGTGCATAGATACAATTCATGTTTGCTGCGTGGAGATGATTACATGAAAGGCTTTTGGAATGAGGATTATAGTTTACCATGGCAAGAAATTGTAAATCAGCTTAAGCTTGATAAACGTTTATATGTTGCATATGGTAGCAACATGGACAAAACTCAAATGGAAATACGTTGCCCAGGAGCAAAAGTATTAGGAAGAACATATCTCGAAAATTGGATGCTCACTTTACCGCACTATGCTAATATTGAAAGAAGCAAGGGGAAAAGGACTCCTGCCCTTATATGGGAGATAACAAGTAAAAATGAAAAAGTATTAGATCGTTATGAAGGTTATCCGGAATGCTACGATAAAATAGATATTATTATATGCGTGGATGGAAAGCGTATGTCCGCTATGGCTTATGTTATGACAGACGAATATAAAAAATGCGATAAAAAACCCCGCAGTGGGTATATAAATCAAATTTTGCAGGGATACCGTGATGCAGGATTTGATGAAGCAGAATTCCAACCAAGTGAAACTAAGTGTTAGTTTGACAAAATGCTTTTTTCATAACTGGCAACAACCTTATAACTTTGGAAAGTCTAAAAAACTGTTGTCATATTCCCTTGAAAGTTGGTTTTCGGGAAAAGTGCCAAAAGCTCATTAATATGTTCCCGTAAACGCAAGGTTCAAAAAATCAGCCCAAGACATCAATTCCATCAACTAGTGGAACTATGAATGCAAGTGTGGTTATAAAGAGCATAGAGATATACATGGCAGTAAAAATATATTATCGATGTATAAATTTGGTAACATAAGGTATTTAGGAGAAACGAAAGAGATAAAGTATCTACGTATTGCCTAGAGCAAGAAGTAGTAGAAGGTGTGGACCCACCCTATCGAAAGATAGTTGCTTAGTTAGTGAATTGCTATACTTTCGTTGCCAGCAACGAAGATATGTAACAACATATCAAAGAAGGTAGTAATGCATGATGCTAAGAAACTCCAACCTCTAAGCAAAGCGAAGGTTGGAGAGGTTCATGTATGATATTAAATTTTAATGATATTTTTATTCCTGCCAGGTCTTTTCTGCTCCTATCAACCCAAGATGAACAAATTGAATGTTTAAAAAATATATATTCTCACTTAAATAGTGGCGGAAGATTTCTCATTAATTTTTTTAATCCAAATTTTAGCTATCTTCTAAAAAACTCGGTGGCCAATGATCAATTTAGATATATTGACACATATGATCATCCTTATCAGCAAGGCGAAAAAATAGAATTGTACTGCTTTTAACGCAGGCCATGTTAAACGTTGGTTTTAATATGGAAAAAGTGAAAATAATAACGCTGGCAATACCAGGATATAAATAGTATAATCTGTATTGAATACAAATTATGTTTGTGTAGGAAAAATTATGGAGAATTCATCTAGTAGAAACAAATTAATAGTCATTCTAGAATCGTTTATCCTGATGATCGCATTTCAGGGAATCACAGAATTAGCTGAGTGGTTTATTTCACCTTTTTTCCCCAAAAAATTTCCAAACGGTATATAATTGCTACCTGCATAACAACCGTACTTTTTATTATAGCTCCGTCCAACTATGTTCAAGGATTCACTTCGGTTATGAATATTATTTATGGCAGTATTGTAACACCGGTCTATGAGGAATTGCTTTTTAGGGGATATATTTGGAACAGGTTTAGCAAGGTAATGACGAGTAAACTACATATCTGTGTTTGGAATATCGCTCTGTTTACAATATGGCATTTTTTGTATATTGTTCCAAATATGATATCAGGAAATTGGGATGTATTACAATTGCTGAAACTTGCAGCAGGAATAGGCTATGGAACAGTACTTGGACTTATCAGATTGAGAACTGAGAACTGTTGGGCGACAATATTAGCTCACGGAATTATGAATTTTTTTATGATTTAAATTTAAGAACTTTGTGAAATTTACTACCTTTACAACAGATGGCGAAAATTCGGAAATAGGTTTTGAAAAATAAAATTGATGTTTCAGTAGTGTTAGTTCTCGAGTGTATAGACATGTTTATACAGTATTTTGAGTAGATAGTTTGGACATGTTTATATTACTCGGAGTGAGATAATTTGAGACTGGGCAATGATGAGAGAATGCCGGTTTTCTGGCATTCTCTTTTCATATATAGATATTAGTAAGATTGTACATAGCAAACTCGCTTCACCCGGGGATTCAGTTGAGGTCTTGCAATTCCCAACTGAACAAGGTTGTTATTAATAATTTACATCAATTCAGTTCCTGATTATAGAAGCGAGAGACTTCTTGATAACATGTCAAAAGGACAATCTACGGGCATGTGTTATATTCTACCAAATATGGATACAAAGGATATTATTAACCAATCTATCTGTAATAATAATCTGGCCTATTGACAAACTATATAAAGATACAAAAATTGTGTTATGCAGGATAGGAGGATATTTATGGCCGAACAGGATAAAACTAACAGTGAAGTAGCTGTTATCATAGAAAACATGGTAGAAAATGGCAAGAGAGCTTTAAAAGAAATGGTTAAATTAAACCAGGAACAAGTGGACTATATTGTTAAAGAAATGGCCCTTGCTGGTTTAGCTAACCATATGAGGTTGGCAAAATTGGCAATTGAAGAAACCCAGAGAGGGGTCTATGAAGATAAAATTATTAAAAACTTATTTGCTACTGAATACATTTACCACAGTATAAAATATGAAAAAACTGTAGGTATTATTAATGAAAATGAAGAAGAAGACTATTTTGAAATTGCAGAACCAGTTGGCATTATTGCCGGTATTACACCAGTTACAAATCCTACATCAACTACATTATTTAAGTGCATTATTGCAATGAAGACGAGAAACCCGATTATATTTGCTTTCCATCCCGGTTCACAGCAATGCAGTGCAGAGGCTGCCAGAATTGTACGAGATGCGGCTGTTAAGGCAGGAGCTCCGGAATACTGCATTCAATGGATAGAAAATCCCTCCATAGAGGCTACCCAGGCATTGATGAAAAATGATGGCATTTCTTTAATACTGGCCACAGGCGGCTCATCCATGGTTAAAGCAGCCTATAGCGCCGGGAAACCTGCATTGGGAGTTGGTCCGGGTAATGTACCCTGTTATATAGAAAAAACAGCGGATATAAAGAGGGCCGTAACAGATTTAATATTATCAAAAACCTTTGATAACGGTATGATTTGCGCCTCAGAGCAGGCAGTTATTATTGACAGGGATATCTACGAACCTGTTACGGAATATATGAAGAAACTTGGCTGCTATTTTGTCAATGAAGAAGAAAGAAAAAAGCTGGAAAGTCTTGCTATTGATGAAAAGAAATGTTCCATGAACCCCAAAATTGTAGGCAAATCTGCTGAAACCATAGCACAAATGGCGGAAATCAAAGTCCCGGAGGGTACAAAAATACTAGTTGCTGAAATTGAAGGGGTAGGGCCTGAATATCCTTTATCCAGGGAGAAATTATGTCCCATATTGGCTTGTTTTAAAGTAAAAAATTTTACTGAAGGTATCCAAAGAGCTGTAGAAATGGTTAATTTCGGAGGGTCTGGCCATTCTGCGGTTATCCATTCCAACGATGAATATGTAATCAATGAGTTTGCAGAAAGGGTAAACACCGGAAGAATTATTGTCAATCAGCCTTCCAGTCACGGGGCTATAGGGGACATATATAATACCAATATGCCTTCACTCACATTAGGCTGCGGCTCCTTTGGCAGAAACAGTACAACTGCTAATATCACTGCCGTTAATTTAATCAATAAGAAACGTGTAGCAAGGAGAAGATACAATATGCAGTGGTTTAAAATACCGGAGAAAATCTATTTCCAACCTGGCTCTGTCCAGTATCTGTCAAAAATGCCTAATATCTCACGAGCTTTTATTGTTACGGATGAAGTAATGATCAAACTTGGATATGTAGAAAAAGTCCTGTACTACTTAAGAAAACGTGAAGGCAGAAACTATGTCCATTCAGAGATTTTTGACAGGGTACAGCCAGACCCGACGGTTGATACAGTAAGAGAAGGTGTCATTGCAGCAGAAGCCTTTAAGCCTGATGTTATCATTGCTCTGGGAGGAGGATCGGTAATAGATGCTGCTAAAGCAATATGGCTTTTTTATGAACATCCTGAAACCGATTTCAATGATCTTCGTATGAAATTTATGGATATCCGCAAGAGAGTGTTTAAGTATCCTCCTCTAGGGAATAAAGCCAAATTGGTAGCTATTCCTACTACTTCGGGTACGGGCTCGGAAGTAACATCCTTTTCAGTAATAACAGACCCGGAAAAAGAAACGAAATATCCGCTGGCAGACTATGAGCTAACACCAGATGTCGCCATTATTGACCCGGAATTTGTGCAATCAGTACCTGCATATGTTACAGCCGATACAGGGATGGATGTATTAACTCATGCAATCGAAGCTTATGTGTCGGTTATGGCATCGGACTACACAGACGGACTTGCTATGAAGGCTATCCAGCTTGTATTTGAATATTTACCAAAAGTTTATATGAATGGTGATGATCAAAAGGCACGTGAAAAAATGCATAACGCGTCATGTATAGCAGGTATGGCCTTCACTAACGCTTTCTTAGGTATTAATCACAGCCTGGCACATAAATTAGGTGGTAAATTTCATATACCTCACGGAAGAGCCAATGCTGTTTTACTTCCTCATGTTATTAGATACAATGGCTCAAGACCGGCAAAGTTTACTGCCTTTCCAAAATATGAACACTATATAGCGGATCAAAAATACGCTGAAATAGCTAAATATCTTGGGCTACCCTGCCGCAATACGGAGGAAGGTATAAACAGCCTGATATCTGCAGTAATTGACCTGATGAAGCAGTTGCAAATGCCCCTGTCCATAAAGGATTGTGGGATATCGGAAGACCAGTTTATGCAGGTTTTGGATGAAATTGCAGATAAAGCTTTTGAAGACCAATGCACAACAGCAAATCCAAGGATGCCTCTGGTATCGGAATTGAAAGATATTTATTTAAAAGCATATTATGGAATATAAAAAATACCCGGGATGCCATTGGCTTTTATTTATACCAATGGCATCTGATTTTATTGCGACATATTTCTTAATCCATAATTCCAATAACCAGAGTTTTGATATTTATCTTGTTAATATAACTATTCCAGGCAGTAGAATGGATATAAGCCCAGAAGTATTGTCCCTGAGGCAGCTGTTTTATTTTTCTTGCTCAAATAATATTTTGCAAGCTTAAAATATGTATTGTTGGAAACAATACAAAAAATACTCACCAAAAACTTCATTCACTCTATCCCTTTGTTTAACCAGGCTTCAAGAAGTCTCTCGCTTTTATAAGCGGGAGCTGAATAGATGCAAATCCACACATTTACGTATAATTGTAGCTTCAGGTATACCGGGGCCTTAACTTTTAGTCAAGAGTTTTATTCGACCGTAAGGGCTATCTGCGTCAGTTAATCCTTTCAATATATTCCTAAAAGTGGTATAATCACTCATGTATATAGGACCCTAAAGTCTGTCAAGCTGCTAAGTTTTAAGGCGGAGCGAGTGTATTGAAAAGATAGCCATAATTGAATGGCTACAGCAATACTTGTTTAAATATAGATTAGATGCGGGTGATGTCTTGCGTGTGTACAGCAAAGAAACTATGACAGATTAGTTTTGAAAAATCGAGAACTTGCAATGACCCAGTGTACATAGACGCTTTGTGAATGGCATGGACGCTGCCGGGAATGTGTTGCATTGCATAGATTTCATAGAGATCATGTTCTTTCTTGCTTACAGTCATTTATAAACAATAAGATTGATGAAATGTAAAAATTTATAAAAGAAACATTGGAGCATGAAATAGACACACTTCCGTATAATGCTCAACACAGAGATCGCAAGCTTCAAAACCTTAATCGTAGATTAGACAAAACCTACGACGAATTAATTGGCATTGAGAAGAAGATAGATGCCTTTCTGTTAAAACGGGAAGCCATTGAGTATAATGCTCTTACACTTGAATAGGTATATAAGGTGTTGGAAAATTTTTAACAAACACTTTGATGCGATGTCTGGTGAAGATGAGCGAAAAACTATAAGCTATTTGAACACAAAGCTTGTTTCGGAGGATAGTTAGCGTGAAAAAACAAAACTGCTGGAAATCATTTATTTGTAGTGGATATACTTAAAAATGGCAACAAAATAATAGACCCAATTTAGGATATGGTATAAAATGGGAAATAGGAGAAAAATGTATTAATTAATCATTGCTACTTAACTACTTTTTCTACTTTGTAACCAAGAGATTCAAGTTCTTTAACCATAGCCCTTTGTTTTTGATCAGATATCATTTTCGAATAATTGTCATGACCCATATCCTTAAAGGGTTCATTATTCTTAAACATGTGGTAGATTGCTACAAGCATAACCCTTGCTACAGCTATTATGGCTTTTTTGTGACCTCTACGAGATGCAACTGATTTATACTTGGCACACAGGAATGAACTTTTGGATTTTACAGCTGCATTTGCACATTGACAAAGAATAGGTTTAAGGTAAGAGTCACCTTCACCGATTTTAGTACTTTTCTTTTTACCAGCACTTTGGTTA
This region includes:
- a CDS encoding acetyl-CoA synthase subunit gamma, translated to MDEIHTPKGKVPVVSTYLHFKDILGAWKVRWGIGRMNYKINPGLYAVGKPDNTSPVLVSANYKLTFDVLRQELSGLDCWILILDTKGINVWCAAGKGTFGTDELVNRISKTGLPEIVSHRKLVLPQLGATGVSAHEVKKQTGFSVVYGPVRAKDIKAFFDSGFKATEEMRTVKFTMRDRLVLTPVELVTAAKSSLMVFGVIFLLNLFVTRPFGLADFIAYVGAVLTGTVLTPLLLPVIPGRAFAWKGWLMGLLWTLLIVWYSGCFVPECLFLAIGYLLVLPSLSAYLAMNFTGSSTYTSFSGVIKEMKIAVPLIAISSIVGIVLLLINSIWA
- a CDS encoding 4Fe-4S binding protein, with the protein product MKHRYLKNVVTLRLSADKCIGCERCVEVCPHRVFSMSDKKAKIEDKDFCMECGACAKNCPTNAITVNVGVGCAQAVIMGWLKGNEPSCDCSSGEGCC
- a CDS encoding gamma-glutamylcyclotransferase; protein product: MKGFWNEDYSLPWQEIVNQLKLDKRLYVAYGSNMDKTQMEIRCPGAKVLGRTYLENWMLTLPHYANIERSKGKRTPALIWEITSKNEKVLDRYEGYPECYDKIDIIICVDGKRMSAMAYVMTDEYKKCDKKPRSGYINQILQGYRDAGFDEAEFQPSETKC
- a CDS encoding CPBP family intramembrane metalloprotease, encoding MNIIYGSIVTPVYEELLFRGYIWNRFSKVMTSKLHICVWNIALFTIWHFLYIVPNMISGNWDVLQLLKLAAGIGYGTVLGLIRLRTENCWATILAHGIMNFFMI
- the adhE gene encoding bifunctional acetaldehyde-CoA/alcohol dehydrogenase, with the protein product MAEQDKTNSEVAVIIENMVENGKRALKEMVKLNQEQVDYIVKEMALAGLANHMRLAKLAIEETQRGVYEDKIIKNLFATEYIYHSIKYEKTVGIINENEEEDYFEIAEPVGIIAGITPVTNPTSTTLFKCIIAMKTRNPIIFAFHPGSQQCSAEAARIVRDAAVKAGAPEYCIQWIENPSIEATQALMKNDGISLILATGGSSMVKAAYSAGKPALGVGPGNVPCYIEKTADIKRAVTDLILSKTFDNGMICASEQAVIIDRDIYEPVTEYMKKLGCYFVNEEERKKLESLAIDEKKCSMNPKIVGKSAETIAQMAEIKVPEGTKILVAEIEGVGPEYPLSREKLCPILACFKVKNFTEGIQRAVEMVNFGGSGHSAVIHSNDEYVINEFAERVNTGRIIVNQPSSHGAIGDIYNTNMPSLTLGCGSFGRNSTTANITAVNLINKKRVARRRYNMQWFKIPEKIYFQPGSVQYLSKMPNISRAFIVTDEVMIKLGYVEKVLYYLRKREGRNYVHSEIFDRVQPDPTVDTVREGVIAAEAFKPDVIIALGGGSVIDAAKAIWLFYEHPETDFNDLRMKFMDIRKRVFKYPPLGNKAKLVAIPTTSGTGSEVTSFSVITDPEKETKYPLADYELTPDVAIIDPEFVQSVPAYVTADTGMDVLTHAIEAYVSVMASDYTDGLAMKAIQLVFEYLPKVYMNGDDQKAREKMHNASCIAGMAFTNAFLGINHSLAHKLGGKFHIPHGRANAVLLPHVIRYNGSRPAKFTAFPKYEHYIADQKYAEIAKYLGLPCRNTEEGINSLISAVIDLMKQLQMPLSIKDCGISEDQFMQVLDEIADKAFEDQCTTANPRMPLVSELKDIYLKAYYGI